The Pseudomonadota bacterium genome has a segment encoding these proteins:
- a CDS encoding TolC family protein — protein sequence EASAKIRFPQLILTGAGGTDAGSFLDMLEASSVTWLLGAAVNLPLYRGGAIRAEVDNAASALEIARLTWDRTALIALQEAETALAAFAGARAERDRLRLATEATAQAAQIATRLYDTGLGGYLAVLDAQREDRNAALALVAAKNRINQRAVDLYRALGGGWESPESPPPVDVMASVR from the coding sequence GGAGGCGAGCGCCAAGATTCGTTTCCCCCAGCTCATCCTGACCGGCGCCGGCGGCACCGACGCCGGCTCCTTCCTGGACATGCTCGAAGCCAGCAGCGTGACCTGGCTGCTGGGGGCGGCGGTCAACCTGCCCTTGTACCGGGGCGGGGCGATCCGCGCGGAGGTCGACAACGCCGCCTCGGCGCTGGAGATCGCTCGCCTCACCTGGGATCGGACGGCCCTGATCGCCCTGCAGGAGGCGGAGACGGCCCTGGCGGCCTTCGCCGGCGCGCGCGCCGAGCGCGATCGCCTGCGCCTCGCCACCGAGGCCACGGCACAAGCCGCGCAGATCGCCACCCGTCTCTACGACACGGGGCTAGGGGGCTACCTCGCCGTGCTCGACGCTCAGCGCGAGGACCGCAACGCGGCCTTGGCCCTGGTGGCAGCGAAGAACCGCATCAACCAGCGCGCGGTCGACTTGTACCGGGCCTTGGGCGGCGGCTGGGAGAGCCCCGAGTCCCCACCGCCGGTCGACGTGATGGCGAGCGTGCGCTGA